From the Synechococcus sp. KORDI-49 genome, the window CGTGGTGATCCTTGCCCTGCAGTGCCTGGTGAGCTTTGGCCTCCTGATTCCCTTCGATGCCTCGGAGGCCGGGCTGCAGATGGTGGAGCAGGCCCGCTGGGTGCATTCCATCGGCCTCGACTACGCCCTGGCCGTGGATGGTCTGTCGCTGCCGCTCGTGCTGATGAACGGCGTGCTGTGCCTGGTGGCGGCGGTGGCCTCCCGTTCGATTGAGAACCGCCCCCGCATCTACTTCGCCCTGCTTCTGATCATCAGTGGTGCCGTGAATGGTGCCTTCCTGGCCCAGAACCTGCTGCTGTTCTTCCTCTTCTATGAGCTTGAACTGATCCCTCTCTGGCTGTTGATCGCCATCTGGGGTGGATCGAACCGTGCCTACGCCGCCACCAAGTTCCTGATCGTCACCGCCGTGTCGGGGGTTCTGATCCTGGGGGCGTTCCTGGGCCTGGCCCTGGTCACCGGCACCATGGACTTCAGCCTGCGGCCGATCCTGGCTGGCGATCTGGGCATGACGGCCCAGCTGCTGCTGATGGGAGCGTTGCTGATCGGTTTCGGCATCAAGATTCCGCTCTTTCCGTTCCACACCTGGCTGCCCGATGCCCACACGGAGGCCTCCACGCCGGTGTCCGTGCTGCTGGCGGGGGTGCTGCTGAAACTGGGAACCTACGGATTGCTGCGCTTCTGCCTGGGTCTGTTCCCGGAGGCCTGGCAGGTGGCGGCCCCCTGGCTGGCGGCCTGGGCGGCGATCTCGGTGCTGTACGGGTCGCTGGCGGCGATCGCCCAGACCGACATGAAGCGGATGGTGGCCTACAGCTCTGTTGGCCACATGGGGTATGTGCTTCTGGCTGCGGCAGCGGCCACACCCCTGGGGTTGATGGGAGCTCTGTTCCAGATGGTCAGCCATGGCTTGATCTCGGGCGTGCTGTTCCTGCTGGTGGGGGTGGTGTATGCCCGCACCGGAACCCGCGATCTCAATGTGCTGCGCGGTCTGCTCAATCCCCAGCGCGGCCTGCCGCTCACCGGTTCGCTGATGATCATCGGTGTGATGGCCAGCGCCGGCATCCCTGGCATGGCGGGCTTCATCTCTGAATTTCTGATCTTCCGAGGCAGCCTGCAGCCCTTCCCCGTTGCCACCTTGCTGTCGATGGTGGGCTCTGGACTCACGGCGGTGTATTTCCTGCTGCTGGTGAACCGTGCCTTCTTCGGACGTCTGGCGATCGCCCCCGGAGAGGTGACCAATCCCCGTATCCTCGATCCGGTTGCCCTGCGTGAGCAGGTGCCGGCGATCGCACTCAGCTTCGGTGTTCTCGTGCTGGGTCTCGCTCCGGAGCTGCTGGCGAACCTCAGTGAAGCGGCCACCACCGGCCTCAGTCAGCTCAGTGGAGGACTGTCATGACCACCACCGCACCGTTGCCCGTCTCCGCTCCAACGCTTCCGGACCAGGAGGAACTGATCCGGCGTCTGCTCAGCGACACTCCCCTGCTCAAGGACACGCCCGATCATCTGCTGCAGGTGGTGAACGTTCTCGAGAGCTACGGGATCGTGCTGGATGCCTACAGCAAGAACCTGGTCGACCAGGGGCAGAAGCAGCTGCTCAATCCCTTCCCGGTGTTCCGCTTCTTCCATGAGGGTTTCAACCTCAAGCGGCTCTGGGATCATCTGCTGGGGGACCGGATCAATTTCGAGTACGCCGAGTACTGCCAGAAGGCGATGTTCTGGCACGGAACCGGAGGGTTGGATGCCTACCTCGACAGTGACGCCTTCCGGGAGGCCTGCGATCGGATCATTGCGGCGAAGACCCGCCGTGACCCTCTGCTGGCCTTCACCAACAGCCTCTACCGGGGTTTCGCTCCGGAATCGGTCCGTTCGCTCACCACGATCTACTGCCTCGGATTGTTCTGGCGGGTGATGAGCGATCTGTTCGTTGACCTGGCCCGTCGTTACCGCATCGGTGAGGTGGCCTGCGTCAACGACGTGGTGCATCACATCCGCGACGGCCTCGTGGCGGCAGCAGGCAGTCCGATCACCTACAAGGTGACCGTGGCCGGTGAGGAGTTCTGGGTGCTGCCTCCCGAGGCGGGCCTCACCTTCCTGGTGGATGTGGCGGTGCCTTACGTGGAGGCGGTGTTCTTCCGGGGTATGCCGTTCCTCGGCACGGTCTCCTACAACGCCCAGGCTCGTCAGATTTCACCTGACATCAGCGATTTCAAGTACGGCGCTCTCTACGCCGATCCGATTCCGAGCATGGGGGCCGGTATCCCGCCGAGCCTCTGCATGCAGGACATGTACCGGCATCTGCCGGAGGAGCTGAGCAGCTGGTACGACCATCACGGTCGCGCTCAGGTGGACGTGCACGTGCAGATCTGCATCAGCTTCCAGAAATCGATGTTCTGCGTCACCAACGGGGCGATCGCCGGCACCATGCCTCACCCGTTGGACACCCAGGATCCCGAGCAGCAGGCGGCCAACCGCGCCTATGCGGAGGCCTGGTCGGGTCGCTTGATGGGATGCCAGCGGGTGGCGCTCCTCTAGGTTTTCCCAAGGCCCAGTGGTGACAATGGATCAGTGGCAAGAACGCAAGCGGCCGGTCTGCCTGGAACGTCGTTTTGAGTTCGACAGCTACAGCGCCACCCGTGATTTCCTTGACCGGCTCGGGGAGCACAGTGAGGCCGCCCAGCGTTTTCCGGACATCAGCTTCGGGCGGACCTACGTGAACATCACCCTGCGGCCTGGTGATGAGGGCGATGACCCGCAGTTGAGTGAATCCGACCGGGCTTTCGCGGCCCAGATCGATGGTCTCCTCGGTTGATCTGGCGGCGGCCTACGCCGACTCCGGAGTCGCTGAGGTGCTCGAACAGCTGGATCGGGAGCTGATCGGCCTGAAGCCGGTGAAAACACGCATCCGCGAGATCGCCGCCCTGCTTCTGGTGGACCAGGCACGCCAGCAGCTGGAGCTGCCCAGCACGGCGCCGAGCCTGCACATGTCCTTCACCGGACGCCCTGGTACCGGCAAGACCACCGTGGCGCAGCGGATGTCGCAGATCCTCCACCGCCTCGGCTATCTGCGAAAAGGTCATGTGGTCACCGCCACACGCGATGACCTGGTGGGCCAGTACGTGGGGCACACCGCCCCCAAGACCAAAGAGATGCTCAAGCGCGCCCAGGGGGGCGTGCTGTTCATCGATGAGGCGTATTACCTCTACAAGCCGGACAACGAACGGGATTACGGCGCCGAGGCGATTGAGATCCTGCTGCAGGAGATGGAGAGCCGCCGCAGTGATGTGGTGGTGATCTTCGCGGGCTACAAGGACCGGATGGAGACCTTCTACAGCTCCAACCCCGGGCTCTCCTCCCGGGTGGCCCACCACCTTGATTTCCCCGACTACAGCGACAGCGAACTTCTGGCGATCGCCGGACTGCTGTTGGAGGCCCAGCACTACCGCTTGAGCGCGGAGGCCAGTGAGGCGTTTGTGGAGTACGTCGCCCGTCGGCGGCAGCTGCCGTTTTTCGCCAACGCCCGGTCGATCAGGAATGCGATCGACCGGGCCCGGTTGCGGCAGGCCAACCGTCTGTTCGCCCGGATGGGAGAAGCGCTCACCCGGGACGATCTGATCACGCTGGAGGCTGCTGATATCCGCGCGAGCCGGGTGTTTCAGGGAGAGGTGGAGGGCCACCATCCCGAGGTGAGCGGTGCGTGATCAGCCAGGCCACGGCAACCCCGAGCAGAACGGCCGTGGCTCCATGGCCTTGCAGCAGCGCCACGCCGAGCAGGAGGGCCACCAGCGGTGAGCGCAGCACGGTGGCATACAAGGCTCCGGTGACGCCGCCGCACCAGCTGCCGAGGGAACCGATGCCTGGACTGAGTTCATGCAGTCCGGAGCCGACGGCACAGGCGATCAGAAACACAGGGAAAAAGATGCCGCCGCGCCAGCCCGTTTCCAGGCAGAGGCCCAGCATCCCAAGCTTGATCAGGCCGGAAAGGATCAGCACCACTGCTTCGCTGGTGTTCATGCCCTCCAGCAACGGTTTCAGCTGATCTTCCCCAGCGAAGGGCACCAGCGGCAGCCAGTGCATCCAGACGCCGAGCAGCAGTCCGGTCACCACCGGCCACCAGGGCCAGTGGGCCAACAACTGCCGCTGCTCCAGCCAGGTGCGCCAGTGCAGCAGCAGCCAGCCGAGGCCCCAGCCCGCCACGCCGGCCAGCAGACCGGCGCTCAGGCTGCCCAGGTCTTCCCCGAGGTTGCTGGGCCAGCTGTAAGGCAGTTGCCGCAGCGATCCGCCACTGACCTCCTCCATGCCGTGGAAGGCGGCGAAACCGGCGATTCCCCCGAGGGAGCCTGGGATCCAGCGATCGATCAACGACCGTTGCCCGGATCCGCCGGCGCTGGATTTCGGCGTTCCGTCATGGACCACAGCCCCCCCCAGCAAGGGCAAGCCGAACATGCCGAGGCTGCCCGCCACCGTGGCCAGCTGGAGGTCTTGGTCCCGTCCCTTCCAGATGCGTTGGCTGATCAACGTGGCCAGCCGGGTCATCAACGCCTCCGGCCCCACGCTGCCGCCACCCACCAGGCTCAGACTTGCGCCCAGAATCGCGTGCCCGTCTCTGCGTCGGGGTGCGGTTTCCGGGTGGCGCAGCTCTTGGATGGTTTCGGGCAGTTCCGGCAGCAGGGTTGCCGGGCCGCGGCGATGGAGCAGTGCAAGCGCCACGCCGACGCCGCCGCAAACTCCCATCGACCAGAGCAGCGGGATCTGGCGTTCCAGACCCTCCTCCACCGGATCACCCCAGAGCATCCGGGTCAGCCAGGCGATCACGCCCATGGTCAGGGCGACGGCCGCACCGCTGATCGCGCCGGTGAGCAGAGCCATCAGGCGCAGTTGAAATCTGGTCACCAGTGGGGATCGGTGGCGAACTCCACCGTGAGTTCCCCGGATTTTGACGGCGGAACCGTGCTGATGCAGGCCCGCACCACCTTGCCGTTCACTTCGATCTCACAGGCTCCGCAACTGCCGCCGAGACACCCCGTGGGAATGCTGACGCCGGCGGTCGCGGCAGACGGCAGCCAGTCACTGCCCACGAGCACGTCAGTGACGTGTCCGTTCGGCCATGTGATGGTGATGCGTCGGTCCGTCATCGATTCATCCTTCTGCGTCGAGCAGAGGCGTCAGGTCCACATGCTGCTCGAAGGCATCGGCGAGTCGGTCGAGCAGCTGGTCACGGTGGTCACCGTGGTGGGGCCGATCCGTGGCCAGGGGCTCTAGTTGTCTGCGCTGGCGCAGCTGATTCAGCCAGTGACGTCGCCAGGGTCCGTTGTCGAGCAGTCCATGCAGATAGCTGCCGGTGATGCTTCCACCGCCCCTGGTGGGCGTCCACCAGCCCAGGCCGGCCTCGTCTGTCAGGGGCGCGAGTGAATCGGTGGCGCGGGTGCTGCCGTGATGCAGCTCGAAGCCGCTGATCGGGATCGGTTCCGGCCAGAGCGCCTGCACCTTGCGCTGGCGCAGGGCCTTCTCGCCTCCGAAACGCGTGATCAACGGCAGCAGCCCCAGTCCGGCCCAGGGGCCGGAACCCTCGCCCCCCTCCACTCCTTCGGGGTCGTCGAGCTGCTCTCCCAGCAGCTGCATTCCGCCACAGATGGCCAGCACCGATCCGCCCCGGGCGGCATAGCCCACCAGCTGCTTCGCCAGATCGCTGCTGCGCATGGCCTGCAGATCCCGCAGCGTCTGTTTGCTGCCGGGAAGAATCACCGCGTCCGGCGTGCCCAGCGCTTCCCCGGGCGCGACCCAGCGCAGCCGCACGCTGCTCTCCGCCTCCAGCGGATCCAGATCGGAGAAGTTGCTGATCGAGGGCAGCTTCAGCACGGCGATCTCCAGATCGACCGGGCCCCTTGTCGGCCTCCGCTCCAGCAGATCGAGCGAGTCTTCAGGCGGAAACAGATCGTTCAGCCAGGGCATCACCCCCACAACCGGAATGCCCGTGTGCTGCTCCAGCCAGCTGCGCCCTTGATCGAACAGTTCCCGCCGGCCTCGGAAGCGGTTGATCAGGATGCCTCGAATCAGCGGCCGTTCCACTGGACGCAGCAGAGCCAGGGTGCCCACGATCTGCGCGAACACACCGCCGCGTTCGATGTCGGCCACCAGCAGACAGTGGGCGCGCAGATACTGGGCCAGGCGCAGGTTGGTGAGATCGCGCCGCTGCAGATTCACCTCCACCGGACTGCCGGCCCCTTCCAGCACCAGCCGTCCCTGTGGCCATCGCTGCTGCAGTTCCGTCAGTCCGCTGCGGATTGCCTGCCAGCCGGGACGGAACCAGTCCCGGTAGTAATGCTCGGCGCGGGCGGTGCCGACACTGCGGCCACCATGGATCACCTCGCTGGTGCTGTCGCCCCGCGGCTTGAGCAGCACCGGGTTCATGGCGCAGCAGGGTTCCAGTTCCGCGGCCCAGGCCTGCATTGCCTGGGAGTAGGCCATCTCGCCTCCATCGGCGTCGACCCAGGCGTTGTTGCTCATGTTCTGCCCCTTGAAGGGCAGCGGTTGCTCACCGCGGCGCCGCAGCACCCGGCAGAGCGCGGCGGTCATCAGCGATTTGCCGGCGCCGCTGGAGGTGCCGAGCACCATCAGCGGCCGGGGGGAGCCGCTGCTCATGCCAGGGGCCAGCGCCGGCGCAGCGCCTGGCGCAGTCGCTCGCCGATGGAAGTGGCCCGATCGAGCTGATCGGGCTGTTCGTCGAGCAAATGACGACCGAGCGGTGTCAGCCGGAACCGACTGGTCAGCCCCTGGCCATCCACCTCGCGCCGCAGCACGCCGACGGTGATCAGCCAGCGCAGATCATCCTCCAGTGCTTCGGCACTGCGGGGCCAGCGCTCTGTTTTGGCATAGCGGGATCGCTCATTCCAGATCGCGGCGGCATCCAGACCGCGCATCTGCAGCTCCCTGTACAGAGGCGCGCTGAACGGCAGGCAGCGCATCGAACGCATCGCCCGGGCATGGCTGCGTTGATCCAGCAGGTCGGTGGGAGGGTTGATGGCAGGGATCCCCGTCGCTGGCAGCCTACGGAGCAGCAACGATCACCCGGTTTCATGCTGCTGCTCGCCTCGGCATCCCCGGCCCGCCGCCGATTGCTCGAGCAGGCGGGCATTCCCCATCGCGTTCAGGTGAGCGGGGTTGATGAGAGCGGCATCCAGCATCCGGATCCATCGCAGCTGGTGCAGCTGCTGGCGCAGGCCAAGGCCAGTGCCGTGCGGGATCAGCTGGATCCCGCGGCACCGATCACAGCCGTGCTCGGCTGCGACTCGCTTCTGGTGTTCGACGGGGAGGTGTTCGGCAAGCCGGCGGATGCGGAGGAGGCCAGGGTTCGCTGGCGACGGATGGCCGGAGCTCGTGGTGAGCTGCTCACCGGTCACTGCCTGCTGCCCGGGCCCGCCGGATCCGGGCTCCCCCGGCTGGCCTGCATCGGCACGGGGGTGCTGTTCGCACCACTCAGTGAGGAGGAGATCGCCGCCTATGTGGCCAGCGGGGAACCGCTGCAATGCGCCGGTGGTTTCGCGCTGGAAGGCCGCGGCGGCCTGTGCATCGCCGCTCTGGACGGCTGCTATTCGAATGTGATCGGCCTCAGCCTGCCCTGGCTGCGCAGCGCGCTTGGCGCCGGCATGACCAAAATGAGCTCTGAAATTTCCGGCTGAACCCTTGTCCGCCCTGGCGCGACGGTTGCATTCCTGGCTGGTGCCGCTGTTGCTGTCGGCCCTGCTGCTGCCCTGGCTGAGCGGTGGTTGGTCGCCGGCGGGCGGCACCACGCTGATGGATCTGGTGCCCCTCGGAGCTCCGAAGCCCTCGGCGGCGACGGGGGCTGATGCCAACACCACCTTCGAGGGCAAGTTCGAGCTGGCCAAGGTGCGGATTCAGGGAATCCCGGTGATTTCGGTGGCCAGCCCGGTGACCATCGATGGCCGGCCGGTGATTCATGCCTCCAGCCGGGCCAGCGTGATCGAGGGCAACCTGCGGGCTCTGTACGACCCCAACCAGATCTGCAGCTTCAGTGAGCGGGTGAGTGAATGGCTCCTGGACCAGGTGCTGCGCGGAGATTCCAGGGTCTGTGCCGCGTTTCAGCGCTATGGCCTCGAACGCTCCGGAGCGCCGATCAGCCTCGAGGTGGTGCGGGAGAGCAATGGGTTGTATCAACTGGCGGCGCGGCTGCCCGGGCGGGTGAATCCGTTCCCGCTGCTCACCGTCACCAAGGCCGACGCGGAGATCAACGGCGCCCGGGAACTGGCGCTGGCTCAGGTGTGGCGTCGTCGGCTGGAAGATCGCATCAACTTTGCCCGGAAGGTGTCAGCGCCGGACCGGCTTGTCCGGCGCTGGCGTCTACTCCTGGTGCTGGAACTGCTGCTGGCTGGCCTCACCGCCGCCACGGTGTTCCTCTGGAACCGCATGCGCCAACGCATCGCCCGCTTGCAGCGGGAACTGCGGGAGCAGCGCAGAGCTGATCATCGGGTGGAGCTGCGTCTGCATGTGGAGCAGGCGCTGGCGATCGCGGTGCTGCTGCTGTTGATCTGTGAGGCGGTGCTGATGCTGGGGCTCGGCGTGATGGCCATTCCGGGTCAGGTGCCTCTCGGGATCGAACTGCTGTTGCAGCCCACCTATGCACTGGGCAAGTTTCTGGTGGTCACGGCGGTGACGCTGCTGCTGCGCGGTCTCACCACCTTTCTGCTCAGCCAGTGGGCGTTGGATGTGGATGTGGCCCAGCACGAGCTGGCCCGCCGCCAGCAGCGCTACCGCAGTCTGGTGCGGGTCTGCCACCGGCTGATCAATGTGCTCGGGGTTCTGGCGGTGGGTCTGTGGATCCTGCTGGATATTCCCGGTGTCCGTTCCACGTCCGTGTCGTTGGTGCTGGCCGGCGGCGCCTTGCTCGGCGCCCTGGCCCTGGTGTTTCAGGGACTGTTGCGCGATTTCACCGCCGGACTGGTGATGCTTCTGGAGGATCGCTACGCGATCGGCGACTGGATCGAAGTGGACGATCACGAGGGCGAGGTGATCGATGTGGGGCTGTTCAGCACCCAGGTGCGCTGCCTGGATCAACGGGTGCACATCCTCAACAACGCCCTGATTCAGCAACTGCGTAACCACACGAAGCTGCGCTCCGGAAGTCTGGTGACGTTGCTGATCTCCCATCGCCAGCAGGACCTCGAGACCGTGTTTGAGGTGCTGTCTGAGGAGATCGATGCGTTCAGGAGGGATCCGATCTGGTCAGCGCGCCTGATCGGGGAACCGGTGCTGCGGGGCGTCAAGCGCAGCACTGCCCTCGGAGTGCACATGCAGGTGCTGCTGATCACCCGGGTTGGCGAGCAGTGGGCTACCGAGCGGGAATTCCAGCGCCGGGCACTGCAGGCGCTGCATCGCCGTGGGGTTCAGATCGCCGATGGTCTGGAACTCATGCCGTCACTCCCACCCGCTGATGTGCGCTGATCTGCTGAGGGTGCTGGTCAGCCTGGTGGTGGCTGGGTTGATGGTGATCGGCTTCACGCGGTTGATCGCGGTTGAACTCGAGCCGGCGCATGCACTGCTGTACGCCGCCCTGGTGCTGGGTCTCTATGCCCTGCTGGGAGCCCTGCGTTATTCCTGGCGCTTGAACCGGTTCCTGAGGCTGAATGAACTGTCCGAGGCGGAGTATCAGTGGCTCCGTCACGGTCGACGCCGAAACGACACGGTCACGTCCAAGGGGGCGCGCCGCTGAACCGGAGCTGCAATCAGCTATGAACCTCCCCCATGCCCAGTCAGGAAATTAGGTCCAGCCTCCGCCATCAGGGCAATGGCCTCGAGTGAATCATCGAGGGCATCCAGCTGCTCCTGCTCGTTGATCAGCTCGGAGTTGGTGGTGCCGGCAGGAACGGGGGGTTCCCGCAAACCAGCGGTTGCGGCATCACCCGGGTAGGTCCCCAGCCCATCGCGAAGAATCCGCTGGGCATCCTGCAGATCCAGCACGCTGTTGTTGTTGCGATCCAGTGATCCACTGGTGATGGCGTCTTTGATGAAGCCCTTGGCCGCATCTGTGGTGTTGCGTGAGCCGTTCGGGTTGATTAGTTGGTCATGGAGATTGCGGTTGTAAGAAACAGGTTGTGATTCGGTTTCGGCAGCAATTTCGATCGCCTGAGCAGCGGAGCTGATCAGCAGCCCATCGCTGAGCGGATGGAAGGATCCGTCTCCATCCACATCGGTGGGAAGTGAATCATTGGAGTGATCATTGTCGTGCTGGTCGTCTTCTTGCAGTTCGTCATCTGTGTCGTCCACGTCTTCGACTACCTCAGCGGTGTCGTCGTCCGCTTCTTGATGATCATCGTCGCCATGGGTATGATCTTCATACTCTTGTCGTTGGAAGGAATTAATCACGACTGGTTGGTCTATTGTGTTGCCGTCGAGATCAGTTGCCCGAAGACGAATGGAATATGTCATTTGATCGCCGTTTTCAGGAGTTTCCATAAGCAACAGCTGATTGCCTTGAACCTCAAAGAGACTGTTGTCTGTGTCTCCGTTGCCGGAGGTCAAGGCGTAGGTATGAGTGTTTGCCGCTTGAGTGTCTTCT encodes:
- a CDS encoding Npun_F0494 family protein, with translation MLLRRLPATGIPAINPPTDLLDQRSHARAMRSMRCLPFSAPLYRELQMRGLDAAAIWNERSRYAKTERWPRSAEALEDDLRWLITVGVLRREVDGQGLTSRFRLTPLGRHLLDEQPDQLDRATSIGERLRQALRRRWPLA
- a CDS encoding nucleoside triphosphate pyrophosphatase, with product MLLLASASPARRRLLEQAGIPHRVQVSGVDESGIQHPDPSQLVQLLAQAKASAVRDQLDPAAPITAVLGCDSLLVFDGEVFGKPADAEEARVRWRRMAGARGELLTGHCLLPGPAGSGLPRLACIGTGVLFAPLSEEEIAAYVASGEPLQCAGGFALEGRGGLCIAALDGCYSNVIGLSLPWLRSALGAGMTKMSSEISG
- a CDS encoding NADH-quinone oxidoreductase subunit M gives rise to the protein MLLSLLLLIPFLGALALILWPADPPPERLRIATVVILALQCLVSFGLLIPFDASEAGLQMVEQARWVHSIGLDYALAVDGLSLPLVLMNGVLCLVAAVASRSIENRPRIYFALLLIISGAVNGAFLAQNLLLFFLFYELELIPLWLLIAIWGGSNRAYAATKFLIVTAVSGVLILGAFLGLALVTGTMDFSLRPILAGDLGMTAQLLLMGALLIGFGIKIPLFPFHTWLPDAHTEASTPVSVLLAGVLLKLGTYGLLRFCLGLFPEAWQVAAPWLAAWAAISVLYGSLAAIAQTDMKRMVAYSSVGHMGYVLLAAAAATPLGLMGALFQMVSHGLISGVLFLLVGVVYARTGTRDLNVLRGLLNPQRGLPLTGSLMIIGVMASAGIPGMAGFISEFLIFRGSLQPFPVATLLSMVGSGLTAVYFLLLVNRAFFGRLAIAPGEVTNPRILDPVALREQVPAIALSFGVLVLGLAPELLANLSEAATTGLSQLSGGLS
- a CDS encoding CO2 hydration protein; translated protein: MTTTAPLPVSAPTLPDQEELIRRLLSDTPLLKDTPDHLLQVVNVLESYGIVLDAYSKNLVDQGQKQLLNPFPVFRFFHEGFNLKRLWDHLLGDRINFEYAEYCQKAMFWHGTGGLDAYLDSDAFREACDRIIAAKTRRDPLLAFTNSLYRGFAPESVRSLTTIYCLGLFWRVMSDLFVDLARRYRIGEVACVNDVVHHIRDGLVAAAGSPITYKVTVAGEEFWVLPPEAGLTFLVDVAVPYVEAVFFRGMPFLGTVSYNAQARQISPDISDFKYGALYADPIPSMGAGIPPSLCMQDMYRHLPEELSSWYDHHGRAQVDVHVQICISFQKSMFCVTNGAIAGTMPHPLDTQDPEQQAANRAYAEAWSGRLMGCQRVALL
- a CDS encoding cobyric acid synthase, which codes for MSSGSPRPLMVLGTSSGAGKSLMTAALCRVLRRRGEQPLPFKGQNMSNNAWVDADGGEMAYSQAMQAWAAELEPCCAMNPVLLKPRGDSTSEVIHGGRSVGTARAEHYYRDWFRPGWQAIRSGLTELQQRWPQGRLVLEGAGSPVEVNLQRRDLTNLRLAQYLRAHCLLVADIERGGVFAQIVGTLALLRPVERPLIRGILINRFRGRRELFDQGRSWLEQHTGIPVVGVMPWLNDLFPPEDSLDLLERRPTRGPVDLEIAVLKLPSISNFSDLDPLEAESSVRLRWVAPGEALGTPDAVILPGSKQTLRDLQAMRSSDLAKQLVGYAARGGSVLAICGGMQLLGEQLDDPEGVEGGEGSGPWAGLGLLPLITRFGGEKALRQRKVQALWPEPIPISGFELHHGSTRATDSLAPLTDEAGLGWWTPTRGGGSITGSYLHGLLDNGPWRRHWLNQLRQRRQLEPLATDRPHHGDHRDQLLDRLADAFEQHVDLTPLLDAEG
- the cbbX gene encoding CbbX protein, with translation MVSSVDLAAAYADSGVAEVLEQLDRELIGLKPVKTRIREIAALLLVDQARQQLELPSTAPSLHMSFTGRPGTGKTTVAQRMSQILHRLGYLRKGHVVTATRDDLVGQYVGHTAPKTKEMLKRAQGGVLFIDEAYYLYKPDNERDYGAEAIEILLQEMESRRSDVVVIFAGYKDRMETFYSSNPGLSSRVAHHLDFPDYSDSELLAIAGLLLEAQHYRLSAEASEAFVEYVARRRQLPFFANARSIRNAIDRARLRQANRLFARMGEALTRDDLITLEAADIRASRVFQGEVEGHHPEVSGA
- a CDS encoding chloride channel protein, which encodes MTRFQLRLMALLTGAISGAAVALTMGVIAWLTRMLWGDPVEEGLERQIPLLWSMGVCGGVGVALALLHRRGPATLLPELPETIQELRHPETAPRRRDGHAILGASLSLVGGGSVGPEALMTRLATLISQRIWKGRDQDLQLATVAGSLGMFGLPLLGGAVVHDGTPKSSAGGSGQRSLIDRWIPGSLGGIAGFAAFHGMEEVSGGSLRQLPYSWPSNLGEDLGSLSAGLLAGVAGWGLGWLLLHWRTWLEQRQLLAHWPWWPVVTGLLLGVWMHWLPLVPFAGEDQLKPLLEGMNTSEAVVLILSGLIKLGMLGLCLETGWRGGIFFPVFLIACAVGSGLHELSPGIGSLGSWCGGVTGALYATVLRSPLVALLLGVALLQGHGATAVLLGVAVAWLITHRSPRDGGPPPLPETPGSRGYQQPPA
- a CDS encoding 2Fe-2S iron-sulfur cluster-binding protein; translation: MTDRRITITWPNGHVTDVLVGSDWLPSAATAGVSIPTGCLGGSCGACEIEVNGKVVRACISTVPPSKSGELTVEFATDPHW
- a CDS encoding mechanosensitive ion channel family protein, coding for MSALARRLHSWLVPLLLSALLLPWLSGGWSPAGGTTLMDLVPLGAPKPSAATGADANTTFEGKFELAKVRIQGIPVISVASPVTIDGRPVIHASSRASVIEGNLRALYDPNQICSFSERVSEWLLDQVLRGDSRVCAAFQRYGLERSGAPISLEVVRESNGLYQLAARLPGRVNPFPLLTVTKADAEINGARELALAQVWRRRLEDRINFARKVSAPDRLVRRWRLLLVLELLLAGLTAATVFLWNRMRQRIARLQRELREQRRADHRVELRLHVEQALAIAVLLLLICEAVLMLGLGVMAIPGQVPLGIELLLQPTYALGKFLVVTAVTLLLRGLTTFLLSQWALDVDVAQHELARRQQRYRSLVRVCHRLINVLGVLAVGLWILLDIPGVRSTSVSLVLAGGALLGALALVFQGLLRDFTAGLVMLLEDRYAIGDWIEVDDHEGEVIDVGLFSTQVRCLDQRVHILNNALIQQLRNHTKLRSGSLVTLLISHRQQDLETVFEVLSEEIDAFRRDPIWSARLIGEPVLRGVKRSTALGVHMQVLLITRVGEQWATEREFQRRALQALHRRGVQIADGLELMPSLPPADVR
- a CDS encoding 4a-hydroxytetrahydrobiopterin dehydratase, which encodes MDQWQERKRPVCLERRFEFDSYSATRDFLDRLGEHSEAAQRFPDISFGRTYVNITLRPGDEGDDPQLSESDRAFAAQIDGLLG